From Zymoseptoria tritici IPO323 chromosome 6, whole genome shotgun sequence, one genomic window encodes:
- the MgFus3 gene encoding mitogen-activated protein kinase (Mitogen-activated protein Kinase) has product MSRTAQQQQQQGSRKISFNVSEQYDIQDVVGEGAYGVVCSALHKPSGQKVAIKKISPFDHSMFALRTLREMKLLRYFNHENIISILDIQKPKSYETFTEVYLIQELMETDMHRVIRTQELSDDHCQYFIYQTLRALKAMHSANVLHRDLKPSNLLLNANCDLKVCDFGLARSAASTEDNQGFMTEYVATRWYRAPEIMLTFKEYTKAIDVWSVGCILAEMLSGKPLFPGKDYHHQLTLILDVLGTPTMEDYYGIKSRRAREYIRSLPFKKKIPWKAMFPKTSDLALDLLEKLLAFNPTKRITVEEALKHPYLEPYHDPEDEPNAEPIPEEFFDFDKNKDNLSKEQLKRLIYEEIMR; this is encoded by the exons ATGTCGAGAACCGcacagcaacagcagcagcaaggctCGCGCAAGATCTCCTTCAACGTGTCGGAGCAGTATGATATTCAAGATGTGGTCGGAGAAGGCGCATATGGTGTTGTCTGCTCGGCGTTGCACAAGCCATCCGGACAAAAGGTTGCGATCAAGAAGATTTCGCCCTTTGATCACTCCATGTTTGCG CTCCGCACGCTCCGCGAGATGAAGCTCCTCCGCTACTTCAACCACGAGAACATCATCTCCATTCTTGACATCCAAAAGCCCAAATCTTACGAGACCTTCACCGAAGTCTACCTCATCCAGGAACTCATGGAGACGGACATGCACCGCGTCATCCGCACCCAGGAACTCTCGGACGACCACTGCCAATACTTCATCTACCAGACCCTCCGCGCGCTGAAAGCCATGCACTCCGCCAACGTCCTCCACCGCGATCTCAAACCCTCCAATCTCTTGCTCAACGCTAACTGCGATCTCAAAGTGTGCGACTTTGGCCTGGCTCGCTCTGCGGCCAGCACCGAGGACAACCAAGGTTTCATGACTGAATACGTCGCGACTCGTTGGTACCGTGCACCCGAGATAATGCTCACGTTCAAGGAGTACACGAAAGCGATCGACGTGTGGTCCGTCggatgcatcctcgccgaGATGTTGAGTGGGAAACCCCTCTTCCCGGGCAAAGACTACCACCATCAACTCACCCTCATCTTGGATGTTCTCGGCACACCGACCATGGAGGATTACTATGGCATCAAATCTCGTCGCGCGAGAGAGTATATTAGAAGTCTACCTttcaagaagaagattcCGTGGAAAGCCATGTTCCCCAAGACGTCCGATTTGGCCTTGGATTTGCTGGAGAAACTACTCGCGTTCAATCCTACTAAGAGAATcacggtggaggaggcacTCAAGCATCCATACCTCGAGCCGTACCACGACCCGGAGGATGAGCCGAATGCGGAGCCCATCCCGGAGGagttcttcgacttcgacaagaacaaggacaacCTTTCAAAGGAGCAGCTGAAGC GACTGATTTACGAAGAGATCATGCGGTAA